DNA sequence from the Bradyrhizobium diazoefficiens genome:
GATCGAACCGCCCATTGTCGCACCCGGCAAGGATGCTGAAATTCTGGTTGAGCTGACTTTTGAAGAGAGCACAGCCATAGGCGCCATGATCCCGGTCGCGGAAATCGTCCGCGATGCGGCCGTCGATCCGATCGCGATTTCGGACGCCAGCTCCGTGGAAGATCTCGACAATCATCGTTTGAGCTACCGTGGCGTGCTGACCGCACCGGCGAAAGAGGACACGTTCGAAGTGAGAGTGACGATCGCCGACCAGGGCACGACGTCGGTCTATCTCATGGTTGCCGAAGAAACATCGAAAAAATGAAATGAAGGCAGCGGGGGCTGCAGGGGGCTTAAATGCGAAGAACCTTGAGGAATGCGGTTTCGCTTCTCAGTGCGACCGCATTGCTAGGCTGCGCGACGGTACCGGAGCTCGAGCAGGATGGCGTCTCCATCTCGGACATCGTTCAGCGGGTGAAGTGCGAGCTCGCCTTCGCCATGCCGGACCCGCAGCCAGCGTACCCGACGGGTCGCTATCAATGGATGCGTGATTGGACCGCCAAGGTGGACCTAACCTTGATAACGAACAATCAGGCCTCACTCACCCCCAGCATTGCGGTACTTCATCAAATGCCTCCGGCCGTACTGACAGGAATAGGTACTTTCGGCCAGATGTTCGGCGTTTCCGCGGGTGGCGGCGTGGCGACGACGGCGATTCGGAACGAAAGCCTCAGTTTCACCGTCGCGTTCAAGGAGTTGAGAGCGGAGAGAAACCGTCTGGCGTGCGACCTGCCGAATGCCCCTGATCTTTATGGCAGGCTTGGATTGCAGGAGTGGATCGCGTCCGCATTAGCGCCTGTCGCAACCTCTCAGTTGCGCATCGGACATCATCCGCCCCCCAATGGAAAGTCACTTCCTGCTCCTCCGGTGCCGGTCGCTGCAGCGGAAACTCCGAAGCAGATCCTTCAACAAAAAAAAGCACTGGTGGAATTTTGGGATGGCGTGGTGAAGGACCATGCGAAGGCGGTGGACGACCATGCGAAGGCGGTGAATTCAGGGGCCGATCTCAAGGACATACAGATCGCGTACGACGAAGCCTTCATCGTGAACAGAGCTATCGCGAAGACGGCCGCGGAGTATGGGAAGGCCGCGATCGCCTACAAGAACGCAAAGGCAGCCGACCCGAAGGATCCGGAGTTGGACGGCCTTCTCCAGGCCGCGAAGAACGCCAACGACGAGGCGGCGAAAGCCAAGCAGGACGTTGCGACGGCAATCGAGGGATTGCCTCACGATCCACCGATAGATTCGATCGGGCATCAGGTGCAGTTCGTCGTGCTGAGCAGCGCCAATGTTGCTCCCCATTGGAGCTTGGTCAGCTTCAAGGGGCCGTCAAATGCCGGTAACCTCGCCGCCGCGTCGAGGACGAACACTCATACTCTTATCATCGCCTTGGGCGCGCCGGCGGTGCCGGGTACCGTCAAACCAAGCGAGGAACAGATCCGTCAGCTCAACAATCAGCACCTCGACGCACTTCGTGCTCCTCTTGGCCAATAGCTCAAGGCGCAGGAACGTAGTCGAGCACCGCGCTACCCGGAATGGAACTGGTGTCTCCGGTTTCAACGTCGCGAAACTCAAAGACGACCTGGTCAAGCATGGATTTGTCGCAGAACTTCCTTTCGAGGCCCGACGGTTTTGTGTCATCGTCGTTCGAGAACAGCAGGAGATCATTGGTACCGTTTCTGGCGACTTTTTTAACGGTATCGAAGCTCAGTTTGTCTCCCGCGCGACATTCGACCTCGCCGATGGTAGATCGGTTCATGAGCCTTCCGTAGCGGATATTTCGCGATTTGCCGCCGCTCGGATCGGCAAGCTCCAATATGTCGTTGTCGACACTGAGTACCTTCACGATATTCAGGATCCCGGAGGAGTAGACGTCGTCGCGAAGTTCCCAGTTGTAGTCCGAACCCATTTGGATGCGGGCCTTGACGAGCCCCGGCCGCCCGGCGAGTTTGGGGCTGTTCATCAAGAGTGCTGCAACGAACGAGACGAGCGGCGCCGAGAACGAGGTCCCAGTCTCGTTCCGTGCCACGATGCCGCTGGCACGTCCATCGCTATCAAGGCGCAATTCATACGACGGAACGGTGCAGCCCGGCGCCAAAACGTCGACGGCCAGGCCCTTGTTGGAGAAGAGTGCAAGCTTGCCGTCCGCGTCGTGCGCTCCCACGGAAACCACGGCGCCCGAGGTGGTATCGAGTGGGGCGCTCTTGCCGCCGAACGCGGCCGGATACACGGCATCTTTACCCACCAACTTGTTTCCGTCGTTTCCCGCGGCGACGACGAAGACGCGCCCTTTCCCCTTGTTGCTTACGATGTCATCCCATCCCGGGATCTTGTCGGTGGACGAAAGGCTCAAATTGACGACGTTGAATTCGTTGCCCGCAGCGGCGGCGAACCTGAGCGCCTTTTCGATGTGCCCCGTGTTGATGCTAGGATTCACCGTATCGAGCGCCACGAGGCTTGCGAATCCAAGTCGCATCGGCAGGTGCACCACACGCCGCAATTCTTCGACCGGCCGACCTCCGAGCGCCAAAGCCGCAACCGATAGCCCGTGCGAACGATGTTTGAAGACGATCGAAGTCGCACTTGAAGTGCGACCGTTTACGCCGCTGAGATTTACGCCGGCCCATCCCCCATTTCCCTTCACGCCGTCTTCGTTCTTGTCCCATTGCGGATCGGGATCGCTCATCTGATTCAGTCGATGGAAATAGAATGGATCGAAAACTAGTCCTGTAGAATCGGTTCTGATCGGATCGCTGAAGTCGAAGCCGGTATCGACGATCAGGATACGCCTTCCCTCTTGGTCTTGGTTTATTCCATTCAAGCTGGCCACTCGCAGAAAATCGCGCACGCTGTAGGGCCAGGAATCACCTTTGCGTTCGGCCGCTTTCGAGCAACTCTCTCCGAACTGTTGCACATCCTCGATTTCGGTAACGAACTTCAGTTGCCCTTCGATGTTCTGAAGTTGCGGGATCGCGGTGCGAACCGTATCTTCCGTCACGCCGGTTCGGATTGCAATGCGCACGTCCTTGGGTTCAACATCCGTGCCCGCCCTAGCGAGTTGGGTCAACGCCGGTACAGTCACCTCCTTGACCATGTTCGGCTTCGTAATCTGGGGATTGGCTGCCGCGATCTGAACGGCGTTGCGGCAAGAAGCAATGTCTCCTGGCAAGGAAGCATTGGGGGTTGAAGAGCAGATCGTTTTCCAAGCGGTATCATAGCTCTTGGAATTATCGGTGAACGCCGTTGCGTAGGTCTGCTGAACGTCTCTTCTGAGGGTAGGATCATTGACGACGCGCTCGAACACTCCGGTGTCGAACGGGACTGCGAGTTCCTTGGTAAGTTTTTCCACGCCTTTCGGAGCGGGCAAAGTAACGTCCTCTACGAACTTGCCGCACGCCGGGACTTCCAGGGCTTTTTGTTCGGGAAGCGCATGCAGGTCCCCGGGGCTCAGCCCCGCGTTTCTCTCGAGCAGTATCTTCTCATATACCGGGTGTATCTTGAAGTTGCCGGGTGGTCGGCCGCACTTTTCCGCGACGAATTGAGCGATATCCGTTCCCTTGGGAAAGACGACGATCTGCGGTGCGCCGAGTTCGGCCACCCCCTTGATCAGACCGACGTCCGTAGCCGTAGGTCGTGGGACGACCGCCACCAACTCACTCGGTCTGTTGGCTATCTTCAGACCGGCGGCCTGCAACGTGGATCCCGAACACCAAACGATGGCAACCGCCGCGATCGAGAGGCTATCTGCAATTCTCGGCATCTGGATCGACCCCGCAGATCTTGATGGCGCCCTCGGGCAGATTGAAGTCCGACCTGAACGAGCCCGCCTTTCGCAGGAAGCTCTGCACTTGCGGCGTGCGGAGGTCCACGAGGTACGACTCGGTGCTGAGATTCCCACGCGACGCCAAAGCCAGCATTTCGGGCTTGGCCTTGTCCGGCGAATAGCTCGCTCCACCGCTGTCGCCATGGCAGACCGCAGCTCCCGCCGTCTTGATGAGTTCTCTCATCGTGCGGCTCGGGTCGCTGGAAGCACCCGGCTGCGCAGGCCACTCGACCGAAGTCACGCCTTCCTGCAAAGCCTCGGTAATCTTTCCGTCTGCTTCCGTGCAGCCAAACCCGAGCAGGAACATCTTGTCCTTCGCGGAAACTGCAGGAGGATTGTTTCTCACCCTCTCGAATTTCGCAGGATCGGGAGAAAGAGGTTTGGCAGCGATGCAGATTGCGACATCGGCCGTGCACCCGACTAGCTTTTGCGGTGCAATCTCGTTCGCACATACCTTTCCCCGATAGTCCGAATGAACGTGGCACAAAAGATCAGTGGTTCGATTTCCCCATAGTAGCTTTGCCGGCGATTTGTCGTCGACGCAGTGTCCCGCCGTCAAAACCACGTATGTTCCCACGATCGTGCTCGTACACCGACCATGATTGCCGTCGAACATCAGGGTAGCGGGCCAGTCCTCCTTCGTCGCGGGCTTGCCCCCAATGATCTGGACGTTGGCACCGTTCGTAGAGGGAATCGGCGCCATCATCCTCTCCTGGGATTGGGCGGCTGCCGTCTCGACCCACAAAACGAAAAAAAGCATCCAAAAACGAGAAGGCGACATGCGTAATAATCCGACTGAAAAACCAATGGCTACCACAGGTTGAAGGCGATCCACAAGAAGCAGACCAATCGCTGGAGTTTACTTCCTGCGAGCAAAGCCTTCCGCGAATGCGTTCTGGCCTCGGGCCGCTCGTTCCCACCGCCTTTGTGCAATGAAGCAATCCATCGGATTGAATTTTGTTCTTGTTATGTTCTAATAACTAAACTAGGCTTTGGAGAACCAAGAGCGCCGTATACCACTTCTGCACGCGTGCACACTTGAATGTTAATCGGCGTGGGGTTTCGGCGCCGATCAGCGAGCTAAGCGATTGATCCACTTCACGGTGTAGGGGTCACCCTTGGGCGCTTATTCACACACATACCGCAAACCCGCGGACTCGGCGGCATCCTGAGGATCAACAATCGTTGCAGCAGTGTCGGTTGGCTCAAGCAACAAGGAATTTTTCCTTTCAGGTCGCTTCAGGCGAAACGGCCCGAAAGGACTCAGGTTCCTCGAAGGCTAGGCGGCAGCCCAATTGTCGGGAATTTTCTTGTCGTTAGGCCGGACACGGGCAACGAGCGGGTCGCGCCCGGTCGAGTGCTTCTCTGAGTTTCGTAGAGGCGAGCACGCCGTTCGCATGGTCCTCCAAAAGGATCCAACCAGCGTCGGAAGCAAACGCCCTCGGCCCCGGCTGAAGACCCGGTTGCGTTCAGCGGCACGGAGCGCGGCGAAAGCGGAGCGCGGCACGGCTCAGCTCGCTTTACGATCCCGCGCCGCACCCTTTGGTGCGGCGCGCTTCTGCCGGCTGCGTATAGCGGTCGATTTTGGCGGGCGCTCGGCCGCGATGCTGCGCCGGAGTGCATCCATGAGGCTGACTACGTTCTCGCGCGAAGGCTTCATAGCAGGGGCGTGCTGTGCTGACCGCTTCACCTGTTTCTTGCGCAGAATGCGCGCAAGCGCTGTCCTGTAATGATCCTCCAGCATCGCCGGATCGAATTCATCTGACTTCGTCCGGATGATGTGCTGCGCGAGCTTCATCATCTCGGCGGGAAGTTTCATTTCGGGGATCTCCCCGAAGTAATCGTCCGCTGCGCGCACTTCCTGCGCGAAACGCAGCGTCACGCCCCGAAGGCCGCGGTCCATCGGCTGGACCAGAAAATTCCGCTCGCGCGAGGACAACACGACCCGGGCAAGGCCGATGACATCCTCGCGGCGCATCGCGTCGCGGATCACCGCGAACGATTCCTGACCGATGTCCCCACGCGGCACGATGTAGTAAGGCTTCTCGAAGTACCGCGCATCGATCTGCCCCGCCGGCAAAAACCTCTCGATCTCGATCGTGTGCGTATTCTCAGGTCGGGGACGTGGCGTCATCGCTTTCTCGTCGTCGTCATCATCGTCGTCGCCAGGCTCTTGGTCTTCCTGCTCGTGCAACTCGGTGGGCACCGTCGGCGGGCTTTCGCGGCGCGGTGCATCGTTGATCTCCACCGCACCGGGCAGCGGTCGCTCGCTCCGCGCCTGCTCTAGGTCGCGGTCCTCGACCAGCAAGAACTCGTTCTCGCCGACCTGATAACCGCGCGCCTTGTTCGATGAATCCACCGCTTCGCCGGTAACTGAATCGACGAGCTTGTGCTTGAGGCGATGGCCGGTGCGTCGATTCACCTGCCGAAAGTAGAGCCGCTCCGCCGCCGAGGTCGCGGGGTAAAGCGCGACGGGGCATGAGACGAAGGAGAACTTTAGATAGCCTTTCCAAAACGCGCGAGAGGCGGGCACCGGAGAACTCCAAAAGACGCAACGAGGTACAGAAGGAACTCCGACTCAACGGATGGAATAAGCCGGGGTTTCTCGGGCACAGCCCTTCCTCTCCGCTAAAACGGCCCTGGGACAGGGTCTCGGCTTGGCGTCTACACCGCCTCCCACAGTGAAGGCCGTTGATAGCGTCCGCGCGACACCCGAGGAGACCGCTTTACCTTCAGGAGGCCTCTCGAGCCCACCTCGCGCCGGACTAGCCCCGCGCGTGCTCCGGAGTACGCTGCAGGGTCGGGCTGCGGCGCAGCTGGC
Encoded proteins:
- a CDS encoding trypsin-like serine protease — encoded protein: MSPSRFWMLFFVLWVETAAAQSQERMMAPIPSTNGANVQIIGGKPATKEDWPATLMFDGNHGRCTSTIVGTYVVLTAGHCVDDKSPAKLLWGNRTTDLLCHVHSDYRGKVCANEIAPQKLVGCTADVAICIAAKPLSPDPAKFERVRNNPPAVSAKDKMFLLGFGCTEADGKITEALQEGVTSVEWPAQPGASSDPSRTMRELIKTAGAAVCHGDSGGASYSPDKAKPEMLALASRGNLSTESYLVDLRTPQVQSFLRKAGSFRSDFNLPEGAIKICGVDPDAENCR
- a CDS encoding Ku protein, which produces MPASRAFWKGYLKFSFVSCPVALYPATSAAERLYFRQVNRRTGHRLKHKLVDSVTGEAVDSSNKARGYQVGENEFLLVEDRDLEQARSERPLPGAVEINDAPRRESPPTVPTELHEQEDQEPGDDDDDDDEKAMTPRPRPENTHTIEIERFLPAGQIDARYFEKPYYIVPRGDIGQESFAVIRDAMRREDVIGLARVVLSSRERNFLVQPMDRGLRGVTLRFAQEVRAADDYFGEIPEMKLPAEMMKLAQHIIRTKSDEFDPAMLEDHYRTALARILRKKQVKRSAQHAPAMKPSRENVVSLMDALRRSIAAERPPKSTAIRSRQKRAAPKGAARDRKAS
- a CDS encoding S8/S53 family peptidase, with the protein product MPRIADSLSIAAVAIVWCSGSTLQAAGLKIANRPSELVAVVPRPTATDVGLIKGVAELGAPQIVVFPKGTDIAQFVAEKCGRPPGNFKIHPVYEKILLERNAGLSPGDLHALPEQKALEVPACGKFVEDVTLPAPKGVEKLTKELAVPFDTGVFERVVNDPTLRRDVQQTYATAFTDNSKSYDTAWKTICSSTPNASLPGDIASCRNAVQIAAANPQITKPNMVKEVTVPALTQLARAGTDVEPKDVRIAIRTGVTEDTVRTAIPQLQNIEGQLKFVTEIEDVQQFGESCSKAAERKGDSWPYSVRDFLRVASLNGINQDQEGRRILIVDTGFDFSDPIRTDSTGLVFDPFYFHRLNQMSDPDPQWDKNEDGVKGNGGWAGVNLSGVNGRTSSATSIVFKHRSHGLSVAALALGGRPVEELRRVVHLPMRLGFASLVALDTVNPSINTGHIEKALRFAAAAGNEFNVVNLSLSSTDKIPGWDDIVSNKGKGRVFVVAAGNDGNKLVGKDAVYPAAFGGKSAPLDTTSGAVVSVGAHDADGKLALFSNKGLAVDVLAPGCTVPSYELRLDSDGRASGIVARNETGTSFSAPLVSFVAALLMNSPKLAGRPGLVKARIQMGSDYNWELRDDVYSSGILNIVKVLSVDNDILELADPSGGKSRNIRYGRLMNRSTIGEVECRAGDKLSFDTVKKVARNGTNDLLLFSNDDDTKPSGLERKFCDKSMLDQVVFEFRDVETGDTSSIPGSAVLDYVPAP